One window from the genome of Alnus glutinosa chromosome 13, dhAlnGlut1.1, whole genome shotgun sequence encodes:
- the LOC133854979 gene encoding putative glucan endo-1,3-beta-glucosidase GVI gives MEMGRPLCCLTAFYFLLTLFSFDTEAGIVGVNYGMVGNNLPPPSQVVALLKSRSITRLHLFFPNHDALQALQNSGIEVILGTLNQDLQSLGSDPSFAKSWVNTNLVPYSKTIRFRCISAGNEVIPGDLAAYVFPAMENLKAALNAAEQQLAYNIPVSTSMSTSILGLSYPPSRGEFSGDVISVMRSIAGFLAANGSPLLVNVYPYFAYVSNQKQIPLSYALFNGTNVVVKDGELEYRNLFDAMTDAVYSALEKVGGASVRIVVSESGWPSKDENGGAASIANARMYNNNLIAHVSGASGTPRRPGNSTESYVFAIFNENLKPPGTEQNFGLFYPNMTEVYPIDFAY, from the coding sequence ATGGAAATGGGTCGACCTCTTTGTTGCTTAACAGCCTTCTATTTTCTTCTAACGTTGTTCAGCTTTGACACAGAAGCTGGAATTGTCGGAGTAAATTATGGGATGGTGGGGAACAACCTCCCGCCGCCGAGCCAGGTTGTCGCACTCCTAAAATCAAGAAGTATAACGCGGCTTCACCTTTTCTTCCCCAATCATGATGCCCTTCAAGCTTTACAGAATTCAGGAATTGAAGTCATCCTCGGAACACTAAACCAGGATCTCCAAAGTCTCGGGAGCGACCCATCATTCGCCAAAAGCTGGGTTAACACCAATCTAGTTCCATATTCCAAAACTATCCGTTTCCGGTGCATATCGGCCGGCAACGAAGTCATCCCCGGCGACTTAGCAGCCTATGTTTTTCCAGCCATGGAGAATCTAAAAGCAGCATTGAATGCTGCTGAACAACAACTAGCCTATAATATCCCAGTAAGTACTTCAATGTCAACGTCGATTCTTGGACTTTCATACCCACCTTCTCGAGGGGAATTTTCCGGAGATGTGATTTCGGTGATGAGATCAATAGCAGGTTTCTTAGCAGCAAACGGAAGCCCGCTGCTTGTGAATGTGTATCCTTACTTTGCATATGTGAGTAATCAAAAGCAGATTCCGTTGTCCTATGCACTATTTAACGGCACCAATGTGGTGGTGAAAGACGGAGAGCTCGAGTATAGAAACCTCTTCGATGCTATGACTGATGCTGTTTACTCGGCGCTGGAGAAGGTGGGTGGCGCCTCTGTTCGGATTGTTGTGTCTGAAAGCGGATGGCCATCCAAAGACGAAAATGGTGGCGCTGCATCAATCGCTAATGCCCGAATGTATAATAACAACCTGATTGCGCATGTATCGGGGGCATCCGGTACACCAAGGAGGCCGGGGAATAGCACAGAGTCTTATGTTTTCGCCATTTTTAACGAGAATCTCAAACCTCCGGGAACAGAGCAGAACTTTGGCTTGTTCTACCCAAATATGACCGAGGTGTACCCTATTGATTTTGCTTATTAA